GCGGCCACGATCCCGGCGGAAACAGCACCGGTTCAAGCAGTCGTCACGAAGGCGGTGACACCGACTGAGGCAGCGCCGACGACAAAGCCGGCCCCACCAACAGAGACCGCCGAGGTCGCCGCGGCAACACCGATGACCAAACCAGCCCCGCCAGCGGAGGCAGCAGCAGCAGCGGCCGCGCCGCCCCCAACGGCCGACACCGTGGCAGCGCCGCGCCCCAAAACCGACACCGCAGCAGCGCCGCCAACAGCCGACACCGTGGCAGCGCCGCGCCCCAAAACCGACACCGTGGCAGCACCGCGCCCAACGGCCGACACCGTGGCAGCGCCGACAACCGAAACACCCCCAACAGTCCCGGCCCAGCCGACCCGGGCCGCTACCCCGCAGCCGCCTCTACCCACCCCGGACCAACTAGCCGTCGACCTCTGGCCCCGCCTCCTGGCCGACCCCCGCAACGCCGCCAAACTCCTGGCCGATTCCGCCGTGCACACCCTCGGCCCCCGCGCCGCCGCCTGGGCCGCGCAGACCCGCGCCACCTACCCCGCCGCCACCCCGCAAGCCCTGGCCAGGCTCGCCACCGCCCGCTTCACCCGCGCCGCGACGCTGCGCGGCGGCCTCAGCGCGCTCTCCGGCACCTACGCCCCGTTCACCCTGGTCGCCACGGCCGCGTTCACCCACGCCGAGCTGGTCCTGCACCTCGCCGCGGCGTACGGTCTCGATCCCACCCACCCGGACCGGGCGGCGGAGATCCTGGGCCTCCTCCCGGGCTACCGGAACGGAGCGGCCTGGGCCGCGCTGCGCCTGGCCGACCGTTTCCTCCCGGGCACGAGCCTGCTCGGCGCGGTTCTCGGCGGCCGGAACGCGGCCGAGGCGGTGGCGACCCGAGCCGAGCGACGCTACGGCTGGTACACCGGGCGGGAGAAGGCCCGCGAGTAAGACGAGTAAGAGAGGTGAAGACGCTGCTTACGGATGCAGCCACCCCAGCCATGAATCCGGCAGCAACTCATAACCGACGAACGCGGTGATGTCGAGCAGACTGTGCGCCACGATCAACGGCATCACCCGCTTCGTCCGCAGGTAGAACAGCGCAAAGATCACCCCCATCACGACGTTCCCGATGAAGCCGCCGAACCCCTGGTACAGGTGGTACGACCCCCGCAGCACGGCAGAGCAAGCGATGATCGCCGGCACCGAGACGGAGAGCTGTCGGAGCCGGGTGATCAGGTAACCGACGACCAGCACCTCCTCCAGCACCGCGTTCTGTATCGCGGAGAGGATCAGCACCGGCACCGCCCACCAGTACGGCTGCAACGCCGACGGCACGATCTGCGCGCTGATCCCGAGCTGGAGTGCGGTATAAACCAGCAGCAGCCCGGGGATCCCGATCCCGGCCGCGAGTGCGGCGCCCCACCCCGCGTCGAAGCCGGGCCGCCGCAGGTCGATGCCGAGGTCCCGGCCCGGGTTCATGTCGTCGCGGCGCAGCAGGTACCACGCCAGGGCGACCGGCACCAGGTCGAAGAAGATGTTCAGCAGCTGGTAGGTGAGGTCCAGGTACGGCCGGGGGGACAGCGGCGCATTCAGCGTCGCGGTGTGGCTGGCCAGCGGCTTGCCGTCGGTGAGCGTGGCGGTCAGCCGCACCAGCGACCAGATCGCCGACTGCCCGAGCGACAGCAGCATGACGATGACTATCTCGGCGGGGTACGCCGATCGGGTGGTCCGCTGGCCTTCAAGAGTCACGGCTTTAACTGTAGGACGGCCAGAATGCGGCCATTTCGGCAAGCGACGCGCCGACAGACGTGACGAGTCGCACTTTTGGTGCGTCGTGTTCCCGACTGTGCTGACCACCATGAATGCATGGGAGACCTCGCACGCTTGCTCAAGGAGAGCTGGAGCCTCGTCGAGGAACATCAGGACAAGGTGGCCGGATACTTCTACGCCCGTATGTTCCTGTCGCACCCCGACCTGCGCGACCTTTTCCCGGTGCAGATGGATGTGCAACGGACTCGGTTGCTGACCGCGATCGTCACCGCGGTGCAGACCCTGGAGGATCCCGAGCGGTTCGACGACTACCTGCGAGCGCTCGGCCGGGATCACCGCAAGTTCCACGTGCTGCCCGAGCACTACGAGGTGGTCGGCGGCGCGCTGATCGAGTCGTTGCGGGCGTTCGCCGGCGAGCAGTGGGGTGTCGAGTACGACCAGGCCTGGGCCGACGCCTACGCGGTGATCGCCAGCAAGATGCTGGCCGGCGCGGACGCCGATCAGAATCCGCCCTATTGGTACGGCGAGGTCGTCGAGCACCAGCGCCGCTCGCATGACATCGCGGTCTTCACCGTGCTGCCGTTGCAGCCGCTGGAGTACCGCGCCGGGCAGTACCTGAGCCTGGAGGCGACGCCCTATCAACCGCGACTGTGGCGCACCTATTCACCGGCGAACGCGCCGCGCCGGGACAACTCGCTGGAATTCCACGTCCGGGCTCTCGGCGCCGGCTGGGTCTCCAGCGCTCTGGTCCGGCGACTCAAGGTGGGCGACATGATCAAGTTGGCCGCGCCGATGGGCTCGATGACCCTGGATCGAAGATCGACCCGGGACGCCGTCTTCGTGGCCGGCGGCACCGGGCTGGCCCCGGTGAAGTCGCTGCTGGAGGAACTGACCAGGTACAACCGGACCCGCTGGGTGCACGTCTTCTTCGGCGCCCGGAACCGGGACGACCTGTACGACCTGGCCGACCTGAACCGCCTGGCCGCCCGCTACCCCTGGCTGTCGGTGGTGACCGCGTGCAGCGAGGACCCCACGTTCCCCGGCGAGCAGGGCAACATCTCGGACATCGTGGCCCGGTACGGCCCGTGGAACGAGCACGACTTCTTCGTCTCCGGCTCGGGCCCCATGGTCAAGGCGACCCTGAAGACCCTCGCCGAGCTGCAGGTCCCGTCGATGCGCATCAAGTACGACAGTTTCAGCGAATGAACCGGGACGACGGGCAGAGCTAGTAGTCCCAGGGCCGGCCGGTCTGTTGATACTGCGCGACCGGCACCAGTTTGGCGTCCGGCTCCATCCGATCCACGTACAGCCGGCCCTCCAGATGGTCGATCTCGTGGCTGATCAACCGGGCCACGGCTCGCTCGAAGACGGTCACCACCCGGGTGCCGTCGAATCGCGCGTGCTCCACCTCGATCCGCAGCGGCCGGGCGACCATGCCGCGATAGTCGAAGAAGGAGAGGCAGCCCTCGTATTGCTCGTCGCCGTCCCGGGACTCGCCGACGATCCGGGGGTTGAGCAGCACCACCGGCTCGAGCTCGCGATCCGGTGGGCGCACCACGGCGGCCGCGACGGGCAGCCCGATCTGCGGCGCGGCCAGGCCCACCCCCTTGCTGAACTCGTGCAGGTCCTCCAGCTGGGCGAGCGAGGTGAGCAGGCGGGTGACCGTCTCCCGGGCGGCCGGTCCCTCGCGGGGCAGCTGGAAGTGCCGGGAGCGCTGCCGGAGCAGGTCGGAGCCGCGCTGGACGATCCCGATGCCGAGCATCCGGTGCGAGGCGCGCGGCGGGGCGGGTGGCTCGGGTGGGCCGAACTCGTCGTATCGGGGGGCGTCGGCGCCACGGAACCGCCACTCCAGGCGGTACCGGGCGTTCAACAGGGGCTGATCGGTGGACCACTCGAAAATGGCGCGACCTCCCTCGTTGCGGCGTTCCAGGGGACTGCGGACCGGGACCTCCGCGGCCAGCGACGCCTCGACACCCCAGACCTGGGGTTCGAAGCTCTGCGGAAGGTTCAGGCGGACGGTGAGCTGCCGGGTCGGCAGCCGGACGGCGCGCTGGAACCACTGGCCCCATTTCTCCTCGCCGACCGTGTAGGCGTACTCGATCGTGGTGCGCTCGCCGGGGTAGAGCGGGAACTGCCCACGCTCGTTCGCGAACAGCAGCCACAGCTCCTTGGCGGCGTCCCGGTCCAGCTTGACCCGCCACTGCATGGGCTCGGCCGCGTCGCCCTCGCCGGCCATCGCGCTGACGTCCATCTCCTCGAAGGTCAGCGGGTGCTCCCGGTGGTGCCGGTTGGAGCCGGCCGGATCGTTCGGGTACCGGTCCACCGAGATCTTCACGAGGTAGCGGGTGACCGGCTCGACGCCGGCGTTGTAGAGCGACCGGATCACCCGGCAGCGGTAGCCGCCGCCGATGTAGGTGAGCTCGGCGATCTCGCGTTCCACCACCAGGCCGGTGCCCGGCGGCAGCCACTGGACCGGCACCGGCGGGTCGCGGTGCAGGGTCGAGCCGCGGGCGTGCCGGAGCTCGTCGTACTCCTGGAAGCGTTGCCAGATCGCGCCGCCCGCACCGAGCACCGCCTCCGCCCGCCGGGCGAAGTCCTCGGTCGGTTTGTGGCGGCGGCCCTCGACGTGACTGACGTAGGAGGGATCGAAGCCCATGCGCGCGGCGAGCTGCTTCTTGGTCATCCCGCGCTCGACCCGCCATTGCGCAAGCGCCGTGACGAACTGATCTGCGGCCCTCTCAATGGGCGAGGTGGTCATCACGGATGTCCCCTTCGCGACGGCACCTTCAGTGTCGCTGGCGTCGGGTATCCGGATGGGGCTAGTAGCGCGTTGCCGACAGGTACCTTGACAAATCCGACAGGATCGCAACGCTACGTTATGTAATCATCGCAGAGGGTATTCGCCCGAAAGATCCCGTCACAGACATTGGTTAGGCTAGCCTTAACCGAGTACTCTCGGTCGCCGTGGGCCACGACGACGAGCCGGGCCGACGAGAGTGCCCGACCACGGCGGCAAGCCTGGTCGCGGCCGACGTTCGGGCCCCTGCTGGGAGCGGTGAGATGGAAAAGCTGGTGGACGCGTGACCGTCACCCTTCTGCGCACCGGCACCCACCCGCTGGCGCCCGTCACCGCCACCCTGCGCGCCATGTTCGGCGGCGTCCCGGCGCCCGCGCTGGCGCCCGGCTTGATCGTCGGTGACCAGGCCGGATGGACTCCAGCGGCGGAGCTGGCCGGCCCGGGCCTGAGCGCCCTGCTGGAGTCCGCCGGCCGCCGGTGGAACGCGCAGCCGCACGCCGCCGCCGCCCTCGCCTGGAAGGCGTACACCTACTGGCTGACGCTGCCCGCGGTCCTCGGCTGGGCCTCCGCCCGCCGGGTTCCGTTGATCACCGCGGGTAACGTGCTGACGCGCTTCGACCCGGACGTGATGATCACGCTCGGTGTGCGCCCCGGCACACCCGTCGCGGTGCTTCCCGACGACCCGCTCGCGCTCGGCGGTCACCCGGACGCGATCGTCGTCTCGGACGAGGCCGCGCTGCTCTGCGCGTTCCGCCGGGCCGTCCTGGACGAGCACCTGACGCCCCTGCTGGACGCCATCCACAGCCGGGTCCGCCTCGGCACCCGGCCGCTGCTCGGCTCGCTCGCCTCCGGCATCGCCTACGGCGTCCTCCGCTCGGCCGACGCCGTCCCCGGCCGGTCCGCGGAGTCGATCGGCCGGCTGCTCGGCGCGCTCGGCATCGCTGACCTGGTCGACCTGGTCCCGGGTCCGAGCGGCGAGCTCGACGTGCAGCGCAAGACCTGCTGCCTCGCCTTCACCCTGCCGACCGCGAAACTCTGCCCGGGCTGCTGCATCAAGGCGTGACCGCGGATTAACGGATTACCGCCGCACGCGTTCGTAATCCAGCATTCCCCCGCGGCGCGCGATTGTCGCGACGCCGGCCGGGCTCCGGGCGTACCGAAAGAGAACGAGACGGTCGTGCGGACCGCGGTCCGTCACGATCGTCAGATCAAGAACCGATTACGGTACGGCGATCAGCTGCTGGCCTCGGCCGTGAGGACGGCGTCCGGGTCGTCGACCAGGTCACGCACGTCCCACATCCAGACGCCACCGGTCCACGTCGGGCGGAAGCCGAGCAGATCGGACATGGTGCGCAGCATCTCGACGTCGCGGGTCTGCGGGGTCAGCACCACCACGCCGGCCTTCCAGTACCGCAGGTCGGCGAGGGTCATCTCGCGGCGCGCGGCGGTGACCTCGGGAGTCGGGTTGCCCTGCCGGATCGAGGCCATCAGGCCGCTGGTCGGACGCCACGGCGGGGCGAACGCCGCGGTGTGATCGGCCGGGTCCTGCGGGTTCTGCGTGGGCAGCAGCGCGTAGGCGCCGGCGATCCGCAGGTCCTGACCGGTGTAGGCGCTCCAGCGCAGCGGGTCGGGGTAACTGCTGTCCGGCAGCGGCAGGGTGACCATGGTGTGCTCGTCGTCCACGTACCGCTGCCACTGGCCGGAGGTGACGAAGGCCGGCACCGGCTCCATCGCCACCGTGGCGAGTTGGAGCGGCACGATCGGGACCAGCGCCATCGCCACCGCGGTGATCATGGCGACCCGGATCGGGCCGCGGGTGTGCGGCTGGGTGCGGGCCAGGTCGGCGGCGCGCTGGCAGCCGAGGGCGAGCACGATGCCGACGATCGGCGCGATGGCCATCGCCCAGCGGGTCGGGACCGCCGAGTTGAGCACCGGCAGGTGGTGCAGGAACGCCCAGATGCCGGGCACCCCGGTGTCGGCGCCGTCGAGGTGGACGCTCGGGCCCAGCGACATCGCGGCGAACAGCACGGCCAGCGCGCCCAGGGTCAGCACCGCGGCGCTGCGCCGCATCCAGAGGATCAGCCCGAAGAAGAGGACGACCAGGCCCCAGCCGAAGAACGCGTTCTGCTCGGACGGGTTCTGCGCGAGGGTCAGCGGGAGGTCGGTCCGGCCGGCCACCGAGTGGGTGGAGTAAGCGGTGAACGAACCGAGGTCGGCGCCGAAGGCGCGCACCGACTCCGCCAGCCCCTGGTAGGACTGCGGGCCGAAGAACTGGACGCTCAACGGGTACGCCAGCACGGCGAGGGCGAGGATCCCGGCGACGGCGAGGCCGCGCAGGAAGGCGAAGGTCTCGCCGCGGTGCCGCTTGCGCCGGGCCACGGCCAGGACCGCGCAGAAGACACCGAGGCCGACCGCGGTCATGAACAGGATTTCCAGGTTGATGAACGCCTGCCAGATCAGCAGGCCGCCGAGCAGCAGGCCGTTGCGCACGGCGCGGCCGGGCACGCGCAGCTCCAGCGTGCGCCAGATGATCAGCGGAACCAGGAACTGCGAGACGATGTTCGGGTGGCCGGCGGCGTGCGAGATCATGCTCGGCGCGAAGGTGCAGAGCAGAGCGCCGACCCAGGCGGCCAGTCGCGAGGTGACCAGACGGCGGGCGAGCACCAAATACCATGAAGCACCGGTTAATGCCAATGCGCCGGTTAGAAATACGTTGAACGCCACATGCGGGCCGAACAGAAGAGTGACGGGCGTCAGTGGCAGCGAAACGGCCAACACCGAGGTGTTGGCCATCATGTTCACCCCATCGGGGTAATTCATGCGATCCGAGAAGAACGGATAAGCGCCATCCGTGAGCACGCGTGCACCGTGCGCCAGCATCCACTCGAAGAAAGCCTGATCCTGTGGATCATCGCGCAACTCATGATCAAGATTGAGCCACAACGGCGCCGTGACGAAGAGCGCAACAGCTAGGAAACTTGCTATTGCCAGAACGTCCTGCCAGGTGAGCGCACGCCACAGAGGACGGCGCCGGACAGGCTCTCCTGCCTGCTCATCGGTCTTTTCCCCGGCGGGTACGGCAGAAGCCGGCGCGGCCGTGGCGATGCCGTCCTCAAGTGCGCGCAGCTCGGCGTCCAGGTCCTCGGCAGCGGTCACTTGGCGGGGCGGCAGAACGTTCTCACCGGCCGACTGGCCCGTCGACTCAAAACCCGTAATCGTCATAGCATCGGCGAGCCTAACCGAGGTTGCGAAGAGTTCCACGATGAGCGCCCGCAGCGTGATAGAGACGATATGTACGCGTGTTTTCCGCGTGTCCATGGATCACTCGCACACCCGACGCCCAGCCACGCGTAACCCAACGAACTACCAGCGCGGGCTATGTCTCAATCAGGCCAAAAAATCGCCGTCACCCGGTGGTCAACTTTCGGATAGCGGCGGTAGATGGTTAACTTCACCGGTCCCGCTGTCAGCTCGGATCGGCAAGATGAGGGAACCTCACCTATGGCAGACATCACTGGAGACCAGCGGATCCAGTCCGAAGTGCTCGAAGGCCTCGCCACGGCTGTGAACCACCGCCGGTGGTTCGTCGAGCTCGCTCTCCCGTACCTCGGGGACAACCCCATCGAGATCGGCAGCGGCCTCGGGGACTACGCCATCGAGTGGGCCGAGCACCTTCCGCGGTTCACCGCGACCGAGGCCGACCCCGACCGGCTCGTGCTGCTCAAGGAGCGGATGGCCGAGCACTCGAACATCGAGGTGCGGCAGATGCTGCTCCCCGCGCAGGAGGCCGCGGGTGAGTACAGTGCCGCCGTCTCCTACAACGTGCTCGAGCACATCGAGGACCACGTCGGCGCGCTGCGCAGCATGCGTGACCTGGTCCGCCCGGGCGGCCGGGTGATCATCATCGTGCCGGCGTTCATGTTCGCGATGAGCCAGGTCGACATCGCCACCGGCCACATCCGGCGGTACACGAAGAAGACCCTGGGCGCCGCGTTCGCCGAGGCGGGCCTGGAGATGGAGAAGATCCACTACGCGAACGCGCTGGGCCTGATCGGCTACTACGGCGCGACCAGCATCTTCAAGCTGGCCCCGAAAGAGGGCCCGATGGTGAAGGTGTACGACTCGCTGGTGCTGCCGGTGACCAAGGCGGCCGAGCGGGTGGTCAAGCCGCCGTTCGGCCAGTCGGTCTTCGCGGTGGCGCGCACCCCGCGCTGACCTTCCCGCACAGCAATCGAGGCGACGGCCATCCGGCCGTCGCCTCGCTGTTGGTGCCTCGGTCAGCCGCGGACCTGGAACGTCGGGCGGAGGGTGGCCCGGGCCAGGGTGTGGAAGGCCAGGTTGAACCCGACGTACGCGGGGGTCGCGTCCGGGGTCACCTCGAGGCGGTCCACGTCGATCGCGTGCACCGCGAACACGTACCGATGCGGGCGGTCGCCGGGCGGCGGCGCGGAACCGCCGAAGGCCCGCTCGCCGTAGTCGTTGCGGACGCAGAACGCGCCGTCCGGCAGTGGGTCGACGCCGCGGTCGAGGGAGGTCACCGTGACCGGCAGGTTGACCAGCACCCAATGCCAGAAACCGCTGCCGGTGGGTGCGTCCGGGTCGAAGCAGGTGACCACGAAACCACGGGTCTCGTCGGGGAAGCCCGACCAGGACAACTGGGGCGACAGATTCTTGCCGCCCACGCTGGTGTGCGCGTACAGCTCGTCGAGCGGCTGCCCGTCCGTCACGTCCGCGCTGGTCACCGTGAAGGACGGGACGCTCGGCAGGAGGTCGTACGGATCGGGGGCCAGAGCTCGGTCAAGACTCATGGGGTCCTCCGGCGAAGTGGCTTAACTGATCTGGCTTTCCCTCGATGAGCCGAGAGTAACCGCCGGACGTGTCGGCCGCCTTTCCCCCGTGTTGCGAGAGCCGGTCACTCGTACGGGTAAACGCACAGGTGGTGCGCACCGGCACACCGGCGGTCGGCGATGCTTCTGTCAGACATCCGACCGGGTGCGTGCGGCAGAGATCCCCGTGCTCAGTTGCGATAGGTACGCGAACAGCGACCATGCGAGCCGGCACCCGTCACCATGGCGGGTGCCGGCTGCTGTCCGGTCCCCGAGGACCCGGACAGCACGTCAGGAGCCGGGGATCCGCTCCACCCGCAGTCCGCGGTACATCTTGCGATAGACCACCCCGGTCCGGTGGTTGCCGGCGTCGATCATCATGCCGCGGCCCATGTAGATGCCCACGTGCCCGCTGCCGACCACCAGGTCGCCCGGGCGGGCGAGCCGGCGGGAGATGCTGCGGGCCCGGGCGGCCTGGGCGCGGGACGAGTGCGGCAGCCGCATCCCGGCCCGGGCGTACGCCTGCCGGGTCAGCCCGGAGCAGTCGAACCCGCCCCGGCCCTCGCCGCCGGTGACGTACCGCCGGCCGAGCTGCGAGCGGGCGTACGCGATGACCGCGTTCATCCCGCCGCGGGCCGACATCCGGATCGGGCGTTCCGCGGTCCGCCGCACCGTGGTGCGCACCATGCCGCGGTGCGACACCGTGGTCCGCCGCTGGGCGACCACGATCCGCCGCTGCGACGCGCGGTACGGCCGGGCCTGGCGAACCTGTCGTGGCTGCGCCTCCCGGGTGGCCACCCGGGTGACCGGCTGCTGGGCGCCCGGGCGCAGCCGGATCGGGGCCAGCGGGGCCGGCCGCTGGGCAGTTGGACGCAATCGGATCGGGGCCAGCGGGGCGGGCCGCACCGCGGCTGGCCGGCGCATCGCCCGGTTGGCGCGTGCGGCAGCCGACTGGCGCTGCTGGTAGAGGCTCTCGTCGACGCCGCCGAGGCCGGCCTGGCCGCCGCCGGAGAGTTGCCCGGAGAGCGGAGCCACCGGGAGGTCGGCCGGCCGAGCGGGCGGCGCTTGGACCGCTTCCGCGCCGTGCTCGGCGGGGTCTACGGCCGGTGCGATGACGGCCAGCGCGAGAGCGCCGGCGGTCAGCACGCGGCGGGTGGACGTACCGTGCAGTGTTGCCTCCGAAATAGGCCCGGGGCACTCACGCGAATCCCATCTTCAGCGCGACGGCAGGTGCGTCGCCGCGCTATTGCCGCCGTCGAAGGAAGGCAATGGGAACCCGGACAACTTTGTGCATTCCGTGGACCATGCCAACACACCTTGAATTACGGCGTGGCTGGATTCAGATAATTAATCCCCCGATCTCGAAAAGATAAAGGCATGCTGCTACTCGGCGGTGGGCAGCGACATCCGGATCCCCGGCGTGGCCGTCGAGCCGTTCAGCGAAACCTCGCTGAGCTGGGCATCCTTGGGAACGTCGAACGGCAGCACGCCGTTCACCGAGGAGCCCGGCTCGATCTCGTCGAGCAGTGTCGGACTGTCATCGTTGAGAAAAACCGCGGCCTCGTCGGCGACGGCGTACGCTGCACCGTTGGTGTCGTAGACGCGCTGGGCGGAGCTGTCGAACAGTTCCGGCTCCAGGCCGTTGTTGGTGACTCGCACGTCGAGCAGACAGAACTGCCCCTGCGCACGCTGTTCCAGCCCGTCCGGGCCGACCGCCGAGACGCCGCAGCGCACGCTTTTCACCCGCATCCCGAAACCGCCGGGCGCGGCGTCGGCCGGCCCGGCCGCGGGCAGCCCCCGGATCACCGCGGGGCCGCCGTCCGGCCGGTCGGCGGTCGCCACCGCCCAGATCCCGAACGTGATCAGCGCCAAGGCGATGAACACGCCGCCGCCCACCCAGATGCGCGCCCGCCAGCGCAGCGCCCACTCGTCCGCGCCGTCGTCATCCGGATGGATCACCCGAATGGTCGTGGCACGGTGCGGTGTGTAGGTCACGGCGTCCCCCAGCTCCGAGGCGCGACCGAGGGCCGGACGCGCTGTCCGTCCATGCTGGGTTCGGTGCGGCCGCACATCACCGCGACTCGCCGCAAAACCGACTTTATCGGCTATATCGCCACGGGGATATTCCCTCGATCGGGTGATCAGCGGAGCAGGATGAGCTTGCCGAGGTGGTCGCTGGACTCCAGCACGCGCTGCGCCCGCGCCGCCTCGGCGAGCGGGAAGGTCCCGTGGATGATCGGTTTCACCAGGCCGGCGGCGACCAGGGGCCAGACCTGGTCGCGGACGCCGGCGACGATCCGGGCCTTGTCGGCGATCGGGCGGGCGCGTAGCGAGGTGGACGAGACGGTGCCGCGCTTGGCCATCAGCGCCCCCAGGTCCAGCTCGGCGCGGGTGCCGCCCTGGAAGCCGATCACCGAGATCCGGCCGTCCGGGGCGAGCGCCTCGATGTTGCGACCCAGGTATTTCGCGCCGATGATGTCGAGCACCACGTCGGCGCCCCGGCCGTCGGTGGCCTCGTGCACCACGCGTACGAAATCCTGCTCCTGATAGTCGATCGTCAGATCGGCGCCGAGCGCGCGCAGCCGCTCGTGTTTCGCCGCGCGGGCGGTGACCAGCACCGTGGCGCCCAGCGCTTTGCCCAACTGGACGGCGAACGTGCCGATCCCGCTGCCGCCACCGTGCACCAGGAACGTCTGACCGGCGCGCAACCGGTCGTGCGCGACCGTGTTGGACCAGACGGTGCAGGCCACCTCGGGCAGCGCCGCCGCCTCGACCAGGGAGAGCCCGGCCGGGACCGGCAGCAGCTGGCCGGCGGGCACCGCGACGCGCTCCGCATAACCCCCGCCGGCCAGCAGGGCGCAGACCCGCTCGCCCACGTGGTGATCGTCGACACCCGGCCCGACCGCACTGATCACGCCGGAGCACTCCAGCCCCGGATAGACCGGGGCGCCCGGTGGAGGTGGGTAGTGACCCTGCCGTTGCAGCAGGTCAGCTCGGTTGACCCCGGCGGCGGTGACGTCGATGACGACCTCGCCGGGGCCCGGCTCCGGGTCCGGCACCTCGGCCCAGCGCAGCTGCTTGTCCTCGATCACGATGGCGTGCATGGGATCGACTTTGCCCCACGGGTACGACACAAACGACGGCACGCCGGGAACGTCTGGCAGACTAGAGCGGCACCACGGGAGGACTCGCCTAGTGGCCGATGGCGCCGGTCTTGAAAACCGGTATGGGGCAACCCATCGTGGGTTCGAATCCCACGTCCTCCGCAGACGCTCCGAGCAGCGAAAACGCCCGGCCCCGGTAAGTCCGGGAGCCGGGCGTCGCGCTCGGTGCGTGCTCAGCGAGTGAGCTTGACCTGCTTGCTCTTGCCGACGGACGAGTTGCCGACCTTGTCGACGGCGGCGTACCCGATGATCAGGTATCCCTTCTTCGGCGTCGCGATCTTCACCGACCACTTGCCGTTCTTGACCGTGGCGTATCGGACCTTGGACTTGTTGATGCTGCCCCGGACCCACTTCTTGCCGTTGAAGTAGTAGGTCTTGCCGCCGCGGACCTGGCCGACCACGATCGCCACCTGGGACGCCCCGGCGCCCTTGTCGGCCGCGGTGCCCCGGATGGTCTTCCACGAGGCCGCCCGGTTGCTCTTCGCCGGCGTCGTGATCTTGACGGTCGGGCTGGTGTAGTCGAGCTTGACGTTCACCGTGCCGACGCTCAGCGGGGCGGACACGCCCGCGCCGTTGACCAGCGAGACCGTCACCCGGTGCGCGCCGCTGTAGGCGAACCGGTGCGACACGCTCCGGGTGGTGCGAGCGACCGTGCTCTCCTGGCCGTCGTCCCAGCCGATCCGGACCTGGGTGGCATCCGCCGGGACGCCGGCGAGCGAGAGGCTGACCGGCAGCGTGGCCGACGGGCCCCGCCAGGTGGTGCCGGCGCTGAGCCGGTAGCTGCCGGTGACCTTCGCCACGGTGACCGTGCTGGTCCCGGTGATGGTGCCGGCCGTGGTGCCGTCGAGGTCCATCAGCTCGACCGAGACCGGGTAACTTCCCGCGTCCGCGTACTCGTGCTGGGCCGTCACCTCGCCGTCGTAGATCAGGCCGGTGCTGCCGTCGCCCCACGTGACCTTGCGGAGCAGCAGGCGGTCGTCCTCGTTGTCGGTGAGCGACAGCTGGCGCAGCGTCACCGTCTGTCCGGCGTAGACACTGCTGTAGTTGAGCTGGTAGGTGCCCTGCGCCGGCGTGCCGGCGGCCTGCGCGGGCTGCGCGAGCAGACCCGCGGAGAGCACGGCGCCGAGGCCGGCGGCGAGGACAGTGGACAGCCGTCGAGGCTGGGTGAGAGGCATTGTTCCCCCGGAAGGCGAGCCGGGCGGCTGGTCAGCCCGGCGCGGAAGTCGATCAAGACTGCTGATCACCATAACTGCCGCGCGCAAGCCCGCCATCCGGGTGAACCATGGTCAGCTTGTGAGCTTCACCAACTTGCCCTTCGGGGCGTAGGCGTTGCCGACGTTGTCGACCGCGGCGTACCAGACGATCAGGTAGCCCTTCGTC
Above is a genomic segment from Actinoplanes ianthinogenes containing:
- a CDS encoding DUF4352 domain-containing protein, with amino-acid sequence MIHPDDDGADEWALRWRARIWVGGGVFIALALITFGIWAVATADRPDGGPAVIRGLPAAGPADAAPGGFGMRVKSVRCGVSAVGPDGLEQRAQGQFCLLDVRVTNNGLEPELFDSSAQRVYDTNGAAYAVADEAAVFLNDDSPTLLDEIEPGSSVNGVLPFDVPKDAQLSEVSLNGSTATPGIRMSLPTAE
- a CDS encoding NAD(P)H-quinone oxidoreductase; translated protein: MHAIVIEDKQLRWAEVPDPEPGPGEVVIDVTAAGVNRADLLQRQGHYPPPPGAPVYPGLECSGVISAVGPGVDDHHVGERVCALLAGGGYAERVAVPAGQLLPVPAGLSLVEAAALPEVACTVWSNTVAHDRLRAGQTFLVHGGGSGIGTFAVQLGKALGATVLVTARAAKHERLRALGADLTIDYQEQDFVRVVHEATDGRGADVVLDIIGAKYLGRNIEALAPDGRISVIGFQGGTRAELDLGALMAKRGTVSSTSLRARPIADKARIVAGVRDQVWPLVAAGLVKPIIHGTFPLAEAARAQRVLESSDHLGKLILLR